The genomic DNA cataatcataaaatataatttatcattttttgcatttgtcTAACACTAATAAGATGCATGGTAGCAATGAAGATGTAAGTATACATTCTTATTTTAGTTAAATTATTTctagaaatattattattaaattatttatctcTAATTGAATATATTGAATCCTTTCGAAAAATAGTGTTTGTTGTAGCTATCTATATTTTCAACTCTAATGATTTATAGTACGATTCTTTTGAGCAATATAGGCATAATCATGATGTATATGTGaatgttgaaaattttttggcaAATGAACTTGATTCATTTCCGAATGATATTCTAGGAGAGGAAACAGAAAATAAGTCTGATATTTCTAAAGATTGCTTGAGactaaaaaaatacttaatAAAATTCCAAAATGAGGATGgttgtaaaaaggaaaattgttGTCAATACATAAACTACTTGTTAAATAAAGCAGTACGCACGTATTATAAATCAAATAAATctatttttgatatttatattaaatatatgaaccATGAGAGTAATAGCATGATAAAGAATTCATGGTTACcggaaataaattacatggaaatagataaatataataaaattgataaattatatagtgtatacaaaaattgtatgttTAAGAACTCTAAAATGCATGATAGTATATCATGTCATTATGCTAAATTATGCGCTAActcatataataatataatgtacCTTAATGTAAAATTAGATGACactaaattttgtaaaaaattaaaagaactTAAGGTTTTTCTTGAAGAGAATGAACCACCCCTAACAAGTTACTGCGATTTGAAACATTcggtttcacttttttaccCTTATGTTTGCAACGATCTACTACAgaaatcagaaaaaataaaggaaaatatggTAACCACGAATATGGGAATAGAATTACAAGGAACACTAGTAGTACCATCAGTAGAACAAAGACAAAGAATACCTGAAGTAGGATCACCTGCAGTACCAGAAGGAGGAATGGATACAGAAGAAACTGTCACCCCAGTAGGAACGATTATAGGCACTTCTTTAGGATTTGTTTTACCtttaatattcatatat from Plasmodium cynomolgi strain B DNA, scaffold: 0462, whole genome shotgun sequence includes the following:
- a CDS encoding hypothetical protein (putative) is translated as YDSFEQYRHNHDVYVNVENFLANELDSFPNDILGEETENKSDISKDCLRLKKYLIKFQNEDGCKKENCCQYINYLLNKAVRTYYKSNKSIFDIYIKYMNHESNSMIKNSWLPEINYMEIDKYNKIDKLYSVYKNCMFKNSKMHDSISCHYAKLCANSYNNIMYLNVKLDDTKFCKKLKELKVFLEENEPPLTSYCDLKHSVSLFYPYVCNDLLQKSEKIKENMVTTNMGIELQGTLVVPSVEQRQRIPEVGSPAVPEGGMDTEETVTP